Proteins encoded together in one Chitinophaga lutea window:
- a CDS encoding outer membrane beta-barrel protein: protein MKNRILLIVVMMLACSVASQAQLKRFSLGPYVEAGFPVGDFADANKTGYGVGLGADIKLIAGFGVTGSVGYMRFGGKEVGNTTFSTVQAVPVRVGLKYQLISILYVKLEGGAANFVGDLDGSAFILAPGVGIRVLGLDVQAKYENWFREGGLGFFGLKAGFNF from the coding sequence ATGAAAAACAGAATCCTTCTCATCGTCGTGATGATGCTGGCCTGCAGCGTAGCTTCGCAGGCGCAATTAAAACGGTTCAGCCTCGGGCCTTATGTAGAAGCGGGTTTTCCGGTAGGTGATTTTGCAGATGCCAATAAAACAGGGTATGGTGTGGGCCTGGGCGCCGACATCAAACTGATCGCCGGTTTTGGCGTAACGGGCTCTGTGGGGTACATGCGTTTCGGCGGCAAGGAAGTGGGTAATACCACCTTTTCCACCGTACAGGCGGTACCGGTAAGGGTAGGGTTGAAATACCAGCTGATTTCGATCCTGTATGTGAAACTGGAAGGCGGCGCCGCCAACTTCGTAGGCGACCTCGACGGTTCAGCTTTCATCCTCGCGCCCGGCGTGGGCATCCGCGTACTGGGCCTGGATGTGCAGGCGAAGTACGAGAACTGGTTCCGCGAAGGCGGCCTCGGGTTCTTCGGCCTGAAAGCAGGGTTTAATTTTTAA
- a CDS encoding outer membrane beta-barrel protein, whose translation MKKIIVPFLLFISIQLPAQQKDTLQLKGVTVEGRKPFITMKAGKMVLDVAASPLSAGQHVLEILQLAPGVQVDAQGKISLNGKSVTVYIDDRPSYLSADALKALLTGKQGHSIDKIELISNPSARYDASGGALINIRLKKEKGMGTNGTLTLGAGMGAHLRTSNGVFVQHRSKKTTVYGGYDFSRQQRAMAAQTWRTAKGFRIGGDENGTTVTQNHQLRAGIDHMLNTRTTAGIAVNGMYADQDSRRTSTAAFFSKQAAADSVLTASTRGDGGFFTPAVNAYLKTRLDSTGRELSFNGDYYTFSRRRNNLFDTRTENGEAYTLEEHSPQLIRIGALSADYKHPSRIGQFDAGLKTIFIKTDNDTRWQQATAGGWVNDAGKTNHFIYKEWIAAGYLNYSRDWQKWSLQGGLRLENTSTNGRSLTSGESFRRQYVRLFPNVAIKHSLNAGNELSLSYRKSINRPSYAYVNPFLTFENKYAYFRGNPDLGPEMAHNAELTHSFKNTLFTTISYMRYNGVVSQIYEQDEKSRILYSTYANLRYSEWYFLGVSYNKQFTSWWSNNTSLQGGYIRYRFDSTALQPSVPGFFFSTVNAFSIPDVCNVQAAFSYSSRVASGLQEMKSYWGLNIGVQRSIWRKRADIKLNMTDIFRTMQQGNISDYNGVRVKSESYNDNRTVTLTFVYRFGHKDVRSVRARRSGIEQEQNRISR comes from the coding sequence ATGAAAAAGATAATTGTACCGTTCCTCTTATTCATCTCCATACAACTGCCGGCCCAACAGAAAGACACCCTTCAGCTCAAAGGGGTGACGGTGGAGGGCCGTAAACCCTTTATTACCATGAAAGCCGGCAAAATGGTGCTGGACGTGGCGGCAAGCCCGCTTTCGGCGGGACAGCACGTGCTGGAGATCCTGCAGCTGGCGCCCGGCGTGCAGGTGGATGCACAGGGAAAGATCAGCCTCAACGGCAAAAGCGTAACGGTGTATATCGACGACCGCCCTTCCTACCTCAGCGCCGACGCGCTGAAAGCGCTGCTCACGGGCAAGCAGGGGCACAGCATCGACAAGATAGAGCTCATCAGCAATCCTTCCGCCAGATACGATGCGTCCGGAGGCGCGCTCATCAACATCCGCCTGAAAAAAGAAAAGGGGATGGGCACAAACGGCACCCTTACATTGGGCGCCGGGATGGGCGCGCACTTACGGACCAGCAACGGGGTGTTCGTACAGCACCGCAGCAAAAAAACAACGGTGTACGGCGGCTACGATTTCAGCCGCCAGCAGCGGGCTATGGCCGCCCAAACATGGCGCACGGCAAAGGGTTTCCGCATCGGCGGGGACGAGAACGGCACTACCGTCACTCAAAACCACCAGCTGCGCGCGGGCATCGACCATATGCTGAATACGCGTACCACCGCGGGCATTGCCGTCAACGGCATGTATGCCGACCAGGACAGCCGCCGCACCAGCACCGCCGCATTTTTCAGCAAACAGGCCGCGGCCGATTCCGTACTGACGGCTTCCACGCGGGGGGACGGCGGGTTTTTCACGCCGGCCGTCAATGCGTACCTGAAAACACGCCTCGACAGTACGGGCCGCGAACTGTCTTTTAACGGCGACTATTACACGTTTTCCCGCCGCCGCAACAACCTGTTCGATACCCGCACGGAGAACGGCGAGGCTTATACGCTGGAAGAACATTCGCCGCAGCTTATCCGCATCGGCGCACTGTCTGCCGACTACAAGCACCCATCCCGCATCGGGCAATTTGATGCGGGCCTGAAAACGATCTTCATCAAAACAGATAACGATACCCGCTGGCAGCAGGCAACAGCCGGCGGCTGGGTGAATGATGCCGGCAAAACCAATCATTTCATCTACAAAGAATGGATCGCTGCCGGTTACCTGAACTATAGCCGCGACTGGCAGAAATGGAGCCTGCAGGGAGGCCTCCGGCTGGAGAACACCAGCACCAACGGACGTTCCCTCACCAGCGGCGAATCTTTCCGCAGGCAGTATGTACGGCTGTTCCCGAATGTAGCCATCAAACACAGCCTGAACGCCGGGAATGAATTGTCACTGTCGTACCGCAAAAGCATCAACCGGCCGTCTTACGCCTATGTGAACCCTTTCCTGACCTTCGAGAACAAATACGCCTATTTCCGCGGCAACCCCGATCTGGGGCCTGAAATGGCGCATAACGCGGAACTGACGCATTCGTTTAAGAACACCCTGTTCACGACGATATCTTACATGCGCTATAACGGGGTGGTATCGCAGATTTACGAGCAGGACGAAAAGAGCAGGATATTGTATTCCACCTACGCAAACCTCCGCTATTCGGAGTGGTATTTCCTCGGGGTGAGTTATAACAAACAGTTTACATCGTGGTGGTCGAACAACACCTCGCTGCAGGGCGGCTACATCCGCTACCGGTTCGACTCCACCGCATTGCAGCCCTCGGTGCCCGGTTTCTTTTTCAGTACGGTGAACGCTTTCAGCATTCCGGATGTTTGTAATGTACAGGCCGCGTTCAGCTATTCGTCGCGCGTAGCGTCCGGCCTGCAGGAGATGAAAAGTTACTGGGGCCTGAATATCGGCGTGCAGCGGAGCATCTGGCGGAAACGGGCGGATATCAAGCTCAACATGACCGACATATTCCGCACCATGCAGCAGGGCAATATTTCCGACTACAACGGTGTGCGGGTGAAAAGTGAATCGTACAACGACAACAGAACCGTAACGCTCACGTTCGTGTACCGGTTCGGGCATAAAGACGTGCGAAGCGTCAGGGCCCGCCGCAGCGGCATCGAGCAGGAGCAAAACCGGATCAGCCGCTGA
- a CDS encoding sensor histidine kinase, with product MKKRPSLRASRFPYLYEAFIWLMYVALYKYDYYLRFVPAMDVGHTVFPFRNILLYAIATSLYMILYYRWLAPMLFKRRWYWLFAVMVIVYFGYVSKLNYWTMSELFAAWNGQPLLDGTFESFRRLDSLRLRHLLSGWDLRILATDFVTFSSVFFVRYAFENEEKKHLLETDNLVLQLESLKAQLHPHFLFNTLNSLYGMSLTQSPDTPAFILKLSDMLRYVLYDCQQHKVPLEKDAEFLLNYLDMEKKRYPDAQIDFQVSINDGSIPIAPLLFISFVENSFKHGAHRINPDGFVRGSLTQAGHTLTFVVENDILEAGPPSHPYGGIGLENARKRLELYYPGRYELQAGGNGRIFTVTLRIQLND from the coding sequence ATGAAAAAACGACCGTCCCTGCGCGCATCCCGGTTCCCTTATCTGTATGAGGCGTTTATCTGGCTGATGTACGTGGCGCTTTACAAATACGACTATTACCTCCGGTTTGTGCCCGCGATGGACGTGGGGCATACCGTTTTCCCTTTCCGCAACATCCTCCTGTATGCCATCGCTACCAGCCTGTATATGATCCTTTATTACCGCTGGCTGGCGCCCATGCTGTTCAAACGCCGGTGGTACTGGCTGTTCGCGGTGATGGTGATCGTGTATTTCGGGTATGTGTCGAAGCTGAATTACTGGACGATGAGCGAGCTCTTCGCCGCCTGGAACGGCCAGCCGCTGCTCGACGGCACCTTCGAATCGTTCAGGCGGCTCGATTCCCTGCGCCTGCGGCACCTGCTTTCGGGCTGGGACCTGCGCATCCTGGCCACGGACTTCGTCACGTTCTCTTCGGTGTTCTTTGTACGGTATGCTTTCGAGAACGAAGAAAAAAAACACCTCCTCGAAACCGATAACCTCGTATTGCAGCTCGAATCGCTGAAAGCGCAGCTGCACCCGCACTTTTTGTTCAATACGCTCAACAGCCTGTACGGCATGAGCCTTACACAGTCGCCCGACACACCGGCGTTCATTCTCAAACTGAGCGATATGCTGCGGTATGTGCTGTACGACTGCCAGCAGCATAAAGTGCCGCTGGAAAAAGATGCGGAGTTCCTGCTCAACTACCTCGATATGGAGAAGAAACGCTACCCCGACGCACAGATCGACTTCCAGGTAAGTATAAACGACGGTAGCATCCCCATCGCCCCGCTCCTGTTCATCAGCTTCGTGGAAAACAGTTTCAAGCATGGCGCGCACCGCATCAACCCGGACGGGTTTGTACGCGGCTCCCTCACACAGGCCGGGCATACCCTTACCTTTGTAGTGGAAAACGACATCCTCGAAGCCGGGCCGCCCTCTCATCCATACGGCGGCATCGGCCTCGAAAACGCCCGGAAACGGCTGGAGCTGTATTATCCCGGCCGTTATGAGTTGCAGGCCGGCGGCAACGGCAGAATTTTCACGGTCACCCTTCGCATACAACTAAACGACTGA
- a CDS encoding LytR/AlgR family response regulator transcription factor — MIRCMIVDDEPIAHQILEQYILQTGGLTLVAKSRNAMEAFARLGQLEIDLLFLDIEMPLMNGIAFLKSLANPPKVIFTTAYAEHALEGFELNAVDYLLKPFSYERFAKAVAKVPATAAQPAENGEDFLAIREKDAWLRIPYADILYIEGAKDYMKVYTPTRSYLARFTMKKLEETLPRQLFVRTHKSYIAALRHIRLVKAENLLLTGDVSVPLSPVYKEAVMKAFKGH; from the coding sequence ATGATACGCTGCATGATCGTAGACGACGAACCGATAGCGCACCAGATACTCGAGCAATACATCCTCCAAACCGGGGGCCTCACGCTGGTGGCCAAAAGCCGCAATGCGATGGAAGCCTTTGCCCGGCTGGGGCAGCTGGAAATAGACCTCCTGTTCCTCGACATCGAAATGCCGCTCATGAACGGCATCGCCTTCCTCAAATCGCTGGCGAATCCGCCCAAAGTGATTTTCACCACGGCTTATGCGGAACATGCCCTGGAAGGATTTGAGCTGAACGCGGTGGACTACCTGCTGAAACCCTTTTCCTACGAGCGTTTCGCGAAGGCCGTCGCCAAAGTGCCGGCCACAGCAGCGCAGCCCGCCGAAAACGGCGAGGACTTCCTCGCCATCCGCGAAAAGGACGCCTGGCTGCGCATTCCGTATGCAGACATTCTCTATATCGAAGGCGCGAAGGACTACATGAAAGTGTACACGCCCACACGCAGTTACCTCGCGCGGTTCACAATGAAAAAACTGGAAGAAACCCTTCCCCGGCAGCTATTCGTTCGCACCCATAAATCGTACATCGCCGCCCTCCGGCATATCAGGCTGGTGAAGGCCGAAAACCTGCTGCTGACGGGCGATGTGAGCGTCCCCCTCAGCCCGGTTTATAAAGAGGCGGTAATGAAAGCATTCAAAGGCCATTAG
- a CDS encoding DUF2341 domain-containing protein: MKRYLVPLLLILTARATAQDARSWKYHKEIRIVTTPAGAHIKGDVRNYPLAVKLNARNFDFTTAKGNGADIRFSQSGNTFLPHSIEWWDPVHREALVWVKVPLIKGNNDVQNITLHWGNDQAPDENRPHEVFAAADGFVGVWHLNEPGNTLPEGYKDATANAADATGVNMVPTSLVPGVLGKAQQFDYHSKQWIKVDSDKRKLFDLTNRLTFSIWAKARSYSNKGDAAKRVLEGYETMFAKGDNSWRLQKFGVRGWHKPPADLIEICVERLDPKGDLCVVGKTDMVTGQWFLLTGVHDHPYVRLYVNGVLDATELFDSKWKTDDHPVGIGNQSQFPEKGGRYWDGWLDEARVLQVAKDEHWIKLDYESQREGQRLLEFGKTQQQ; encoded by the coding sequence ATGAAACGTTACCTCGTCCCTTTGTTACTTATCCTCACCGCGCGGGCAACGGCGCAGGACGCCCGTTCCTGGAAATATCACAAAGAAATCCGCATTGTCACCACGCCCGCAGGCGCACATATCAAAGGCGATGTGCGGAACTACCCGCTGGCCGTAAAACTGAACGCCCGGAATTTCGACTTTACTACCGCCAAAGGCAACGGGGCCGACATCCGTTTCTCCCAATCCGGCAACACCTTTCTCCCGCACAGCATCGAGTGGTGGGATCCCGTTCACCGCGAAGCCCTGGTATGGGTGAAAGTACCTCTCATCAAAGGCAACAATGACGTGCAAAATATTACCCTGCATTGGGGCAACGACCAAGCCCCCGATGAAAACCGCCCGCACGAAGTGTTTGCCGCCGCCGATGGTTTTGTAGGCGTATGGCACCTCAACGAACCGGGCAATACATTACCGGAAGGATATAAAGACGCCACGGCCAACGCCGCCGATGCCACCGGCGTGAACATGGTGCCCACCAGCCTTGTCCCGGGCGTGCTCGGCAAAGCGCAGCAATTCGACTATCACAGCAAACAATGGATAAAGGTAGACAGTGACAAACGCAAGCTCTTCGACCTCACCAACCGGCTGACTTTTTCGATCTGGGCCAAAGCGCGGAGTTATTCCAACAAGGGCGATGCCGCCAAACGGGTGCTGGAAGGTTACGAAACGATGTTCGCCAAAGGCGACAACTCCTGGCGCCTGCAGAAGTTCGGGGTGCGGGGATGGCACAAGCCGCCCGCCGACCTCATCGAAATCTGCGTGGAGCGCCTTGACCCGAAAGGCGACCTGTGTGTGGTAGGCAAAACCGACATGGTCACCGGCCAGTGGTTCCTGCTCACCGGCGTGCACGATCATCCGTACGTGCGCCTGTACGTTAACGGCGTGCTGGATGCCACCGAGCTCTTCGACAGCAAATGGAAAACGGACGATCATCCCGTGGGCATCGGTAACCAGAGCCAGTTCCCCGAAAAGGGCGGCCGCTATTGGGATGGCTGGCTCGATGAGGCCAGGGTGCTGCAGGTGGCAAAGGATGAGCACTGGATCAAACTCGATTACGAAAGCCAGCGCGAGGGGCAGCGGCTGCTGGAATTCGGGAAAACGCAGCAACAATAA
- a CDS encoding cell division protein ZipA C-terminal FtsZ-binding domain-containing protein encodes MMTYILTSLLFAALLTYLIFRAVSISRNKQRPATDGYFISSQTQSNERLASLGLDVPSENAAHILDKTRLSVPDEKAPGEEMKFEPDPETAWIIELAPAGDAPLRKEYLRNMFDAKWHTEFESEIYGLIPGDNRWTFAFAGGAPDLFSKIRIAVDLKEIYKDDEPEIDSRKLEGYLTELESRMKSYPVAARLQPMEPVADAVVKARKLVQRYHGFNIDAIIVLHGERPFNGMAAWDALLSVGLSWGDGDLFHWSNYDSGYGHDQHFSVWTSTAPGYFLPEEIKAGNMHPGDLIFGFSVPRSADPEHIFDAMLDAAKYCQQRLGGILVNRNGTMLQERQEKDELHELVREMKEEGLMPGSDGALRTF; translated from the coding sequence ATGATGACCTACATTCTCACCAGCCTCCTTTTTGCCGCCCTCCTTACCTACCTCATTTTCCGCGCAGTGAGCATTTCACGCAATAAGCAGCGGCCTGCCACCGACGGATATTTCATCTCGTCCCAAACACAAAGCAACGAAAGGCTGGCGTCGCTCGGCCTTGACGTCCCATCTGAAAACGCTGCTCATATACTGGACAAAACAAGATTGTCTGTGCCTGATGAAAAAGCTCCTGGTGAAGAAATGAAGTTCGAACCAGACCCTGAAACAGCCTGGATCATCGAACTGGCGCCTGCGGGTGATGCACCTCTTAGAAAGGAATACCTGCGAAACATGTTCGACGCTAAATGGCATACGGAATTTGAATCCGAGATCTATGGTCTTATACCGGGCGATAACAGGTGGACTTTTGCCTTTGCAGGCGGCGCACCGGATCTCTTCAGCAAAATCCGCATCGCCGTTGACCTGAAAGAAATTTACAAGGATGATGAGCCGGAGATTGACTCCCGCAAACTGGAGGGATATCTGACGGAACTGGAGAGCCGCATGAAGTCGTACCCCGTCGCCGCAAGGCTCCAGCCAATGGAACCCGTTGCAGATGCAGTAGTAAAGGCCCGGAAACTCGTTCAGCGTTATCATGGATTCAATATCGATGCCATCATTGTTTTGCACGGTGAAAGGCCATTCAATGGCATGGCAGCCTGGGACGCACTCCTGAGTGTTGGTTTATCCTGGGGCGATGGTGACCTGTTTCACTGGAGCAACTACGATTCCGGTTACGGCCATGATCAGCATTTCAGCGTCTGGACCTCCACAGCACCCGGATATTTCTTACCGGAAGAAATCAAAGCCGGCAATATGCACCCCGGAGATCTGATTTTCGGATTTTCTGTGCCCCGCAGTGCCGATCCGGAGCATATTTTCGACGCCATGCTGGACGCCGCCAAATACTGCCAGCAACGCCTCGGTGGAATACTCGTGAACAGGAACGGCACGATGCTGCAGGAACGGCAGGAAAAAGATGAATTACATGAACTTGTCAGGGAAATGAAAGAAGAAGGGTTGATGCCAGGGTCAGATGGAGCGCTAAGGACATTCTAA
- a CDS encoding ligand-binding sensor domain-containing protein has protein sequence MKYIRLNTLFWMFVFHTSCGQNQTAIKKNVIKSETKDTVTSYGPNAMVRKVKQDGNGNILIAASWDGVFRYDGKSFTNLTSKVGSHRFWDVLEDRRGILWFASTDSGVYNYNGKTFQHFTTREGLANNRVMSVYEDRAGNIWFGTGGGVSRYDGRSFRNFTTREGLSNDDLTTIMEDKTGKLWFGTRGEPCFYDGKTFTVFKNKDGKAFNNVWSIMEDKKGNIWLADNDGLWRYDGRTFTKVSQKGAFAIIEDKNGNIWTTGADEPPRIGQAWSLSRYDQKSLYDKMPAVTEIMSRGPALLGILEANDGSIWFGAVDGVYRYDGKTITDFKSKESQK, from the coding sequence ATGAAATACATACGCCTAAATACTTTGTTCTGGATGTTTGTTTTTCACACTTCCTGTGGACAAAACCAAACAGCAATAAAGAAGAATGTTATCAAGTCCGAAACCAAAGACACAGTCACTTCCTACGGGCCTAACGCAATGGTTCGGAAGGTAAAGCAGGATGGAAACGGAAACATTTTGATTGCTGCATCATGGGATGGTGTTTTTCGCTACGATGGAAAATCGTTTACCAATCTCACCAGTAAAGTGGGTTCGCACAGATTTTGGGATGTTCTCGAAGATCGACGCGGAATCCTTTGGTTCGCTTCCACTGATTCAGGGGTGTATAATTACAATGGGAAAACCTTTCAACATTTTACAACGAGGGAGGGACTTGCCAATAACAGGGTTATGTCCGTTTATGAAGATAGAGCCGGCAATATCTGGTTCGGCACCGGAGGTGGAGTAAGCCGTTACGATGGGAGATCTTTTCGAAATTTTACAACCAGAGAAGGACTTTCCAATGATGATCTTACTACGATCATGGAAGACAAAACCGGGAAATTATGGTTTGGCACAAGGGGCGAGCCCTGTTTTTATGATGGAAAAACATTTACCGTTTTCAAAAACAAAGACGGTAAGGCCTTTAACAACGTGTGGTCGATAATGGAAGATAAAAAAGGCAATATTTGGCTTGCTGACAATGATGGACTTTGGCGCTATGACGGCAGAACCTTTACCAAGGTATCGCAGAAGGGGGCTTTTGCCATAATCGAAGATAAAAATGGAAACATCTGGACCACCGGTGCGGATGAACCTCCCCGTATCGGGCAGGCCTGGTCGCTTTCCCGTTATGATCAAAAATCCTTGTACGATAAAATGCCCGCTGTAACCGAAATTATGTCAAGAGGACCAGCTTTGTTGGGGATTTTGGAAGCCAACGATGGAAGTATCTGGTTTGGCGCAGTTGATGGAGTGTATCGTTATGATGGAAAGACCATCACGGACTTTAAAAGTAAAGAGAGTCAGAAATAA
- a CDS encoding DUF4251 domain-containing protein, translated as MRVLRTIPVLLLVLGGFLGASAQTKAQVKTSKSDKIRQLVQSRNYVFQAQSVFPMRGRTRQIGGEGYDVSVSKDTVNSYLPYFGRAYTAPLDPSKGGIQFLSKDFEYTEKPGKRGGWDITISPKDVRDVQQLFLSVSEDGYASLQVTSVNRQPISFNGIITEKRSRKKK; from the coding sequence ATGAGAGTATTACGCACTATACCTGTTCTGTTGCTGGTTTTAGGGGGATTCCTGGGGGCATCCGCCCAGACCAAAGCCCAGGTGAAAACATCCAAGTCGGACAAAATCAGGCAGTTAGTCCAGAGCCGGAACTATGTGTTCCAGGCGCAGTCGGTTTTCCCCATGAGGGGCCGCACCCGCCAGATCGGGGGAGAAGGATACGACGTGAGCGTGTCGAAAGACACCGTGAATTCCTACCTGCCGTATTTCGGCCGGGCGTACACGGCGCCGCTGGACCCCTCCAAGGGCGGTATCCAGTTCCTTTCCAAAGACTTTGAATACACGGAAAAGCCGGGCAAACGCGGGGGCTGGGATATCACCATTTCCCCGAAAGACGTACGGGATGTGCAGCAACTGTTTCTGTCCGTATCGGAAGACGGTTATGCTTCCCTCCAGGTCACCAGCGTGAACCGGCAGCCGATCTCTTTTAACGGTATAATCACGGAGAAACGGAGCAGGAAGAAAAAGTAG
- the dinB gene encoding DNA polymerase IV, which translates to MTVRKIIHVDMDAFYASVEQRDFPEYRGKPIVVGGSPEGRGGVVATASYEARKYGIRSAMPSKRAQQLCADLIFVRPRFAAYKEVSQQVRDIFRRYTDLIEPLSLDEAYLDVTEDKRHIGSAIAIAREIKQAIRDELQLTASAGVSVNKFVAKIASDMQKPDGLTFIAPEQVEGFMEKLPVEKFFGVGKVTAEKMKRMGLHTGADLKKLSENNLVQLFGKTGHFYYNIVRGIDRREVQPHRETKSLGAEDTFAYDLTTVEEMNTELDKIALTVAGRLEKYQLKGRTVTLKIKYSDFRQITRNQSFFHPIGDLATIAATAKQLLLKTDPVDVKIRLLGITLSNFGDEAPPPPSQQLSLF; encoded by the coding sequence ATGACCGTTCGCAAAATCATTCATGTGGATATGGACGCATTCTATGCCTCGGTTGAGCAGCGCGATTTCCCGGAATACCGGGGCAAACCCATCGTGGTGGGCGGCTCACCCGAAGGGCGTGGCGGCGTGGTGGCAACGGCCAGTTATGAAGCACGCAAATACGGCATCCGCTCCGCCATGCCTTCCAAAAGAGCGCAGCAACTGTGCGCAGACCTCATTTTCGTACGCCCCCGCTTCGCCGCTTACAAAGAAGTATCGCAGCAGGTACGGGATATTTTCCGGCGGTACACGGACCTGATAGAGCCCCTCTCGCTCGATGAAGCTTACCTCGACGTTACGGAAGACAAACGCCATATCGGATCCGCCATCGCCATCGCGCGTGAAATCAAACAGGCCATCCGCGACGAGCTGCAGCTCACCGCCTCGGCAGGCGTGTCCGTCAATAAATTCGTGGCCAAGATCGCTTCAGATATGCAGAAGCCCGACGGGCTGACGTTCATCGCCCCTGAACAGGTGGAAGGATTTATGGAGAAACTGCCCGTGGAGAAATTCTTCGGCGTGGGAAAGGTAACGGCGGAAAAGATGAAGCGCATGGGCCTGCATACCGGCGCAGACCTGAAAAAGCTGTCGGAAAACAACCTGGTGCAGCTCTTCGGTAAAACCGGGCATTTTTATTACAACATCGTCAGAGGGATAGACAGGCGCGAAGTGCAGCCCCACCGCGAAACCAAATCGCTGGGCGCGGAAGATACCTTTGCGTACGACCTTACCACCGTGGAGGAAATGAATACCGAGCTCGACAAAATCGCCCTGACGGTAGCGGGCCGCCTTGAAAAATACCAGCTTAAAGGACGTACGGTAACGCTCAAGATCAAGTACAGCGATTTCCGCCAGATCACCCGCAACCAGTCGTTCTTCCACCCCATCGGCGACCTGGCCACCATTGCGGCCACCGCCAAACAATTGCTGCTCAAAACCGACCCCGTTGATGTAAAAATCAGGCTGCTGGGCATCACGCTCTCCAACTTCGGCGACGAAGCGCCTCCCCCGCCCTCGCAGCAACTCAGCCTTTTTTGA